Genomic segment of Glycine max cultivar Williams 82 chromosome 5 unlocalized genomic scaffold, Glycine_max_v4.0 Gm05_scaffold_79, whole genome shotgun sequence:
TTACCTTAGGACTTGTTAGAAATTCAAGCATTTTAGTTCGGAAGAGAATGATTTCcccttaatttaatttcaaatccgATCCATATTTGGAAACTATCAAAATTCTATCAACTTACTCAAGCCGTATTCGGATACGGTTCTAATACGGATTTAGtcattttctgaatttttaaaattaaaaaaatcctgaAAGGATAGGGAACACGTTATTCCCTCTTCAGTCTCTCCGTTCTTTCACGCGACTTCCCTCTTCAACAACGCCACTCCCTTTATCACGCCGGAGGCACGACGGAGTTGACGACCGGAGGACGGCGCTTCCTACTTCGTTTTCCGGTACGGTCCGAGGTCTCTCTTCGCTCTTCAGTCTTCTCTCTCCCTTTTCCGGCACTGTCCGAGGCGGTCTCACTTCTCTCTCCCTTTTCCGACGAGGTCACCACTGTTTGTGCGTTTTCCGGCGAAGTACTCTCCGTGATTTTCGCTTTTTGCGCTCGATTTCTCTGCATTTTATCTGTTATGTATTTTGAAGTTTGATTTCTCCcctgattttgaaatttgatataaaaaaaattgaggttgtgttatgtttttttatgttctGACTTCTCAGTTCTCATGttctgttttcttttctcatttctGATGTTGTTATTATTGTGTGGTTGTGTTGCTTGAAAAAATGTCTACAACTGTTGGAGGAGAGGGTCAGTTCTAGTGCTACTCGTAGATTTGCTTCCTCAGAACTGTAGATGATCATATttgcatacatatataattcttttaataattttttattaacgtaTCGAAGACCTATCGTATccttaattttaagaaatttgccATATCGCTGTATCCGTGTCGTGTGGTACCCGTGTCGTATCCCGTATCTAGGCTTCATAACACAGTGTAAGATTTTGACATAACTTGTTGTTCTGAGAATCCTACTTTTAAGTTAGAGATGCCATTTTTGGTTCTGAGTTGTATAATGGCAGCAGAAGTTAAAGGCTTTGGCtggttaggaattttttttataatattcatttaaataaactatTCATTGTAAACtagaaagaaatatttaaaattcttctGAGAAAACCATAGAAATAGCTACCATCAAATTATTGGTAGTTATCATGTTTATTTGTGaactttgattttattttaatttgttaaatttaaatcCCTTTCTATCTTTCATCAATTTCAAATCTTGTTTTGTCTTGTGCCCCCTTCCCCCTAATAAAAGGTCATCTGATCTTTAGTGAACCTTAAAAGAAGCAAAGTGAACATGATATCTCTCTCATATGGTaaggaacataaataaataaagtagagATTTGTAGGGGGAATGCTTATGGTTGGAACAAATCCATTTTCTTATGATGTTACAGTTGCATTTGTCCCATACCAGCTAATTTATCTGAGCAGACTGAGCCTTCTGCTATTTCTACTGAAGAACTGGGTTGAAAGGTTCAGTTGCTGATCTCATAAGATTATTGACTTGAGTAAGTTGTACATGTTATTGTTCCATTGATTTGGTTTCCAAGGGTTGTAGTGGTGTGATGTGaagaaatatatttgtttttgagaGGTCATACTTATCATGATAATTAGCTCATAAACATgtgatatttattataattttgctttATTTGTAATCCCAGGATATTGGTTTCTAGCTTTAGTTTGAGATCTGATTTTGTGTCGAGTAATGCCTTCCTAGTGGTAGAATATTTCTCACTTTGTTTGAATTGTCTTAAATCCAAATTTTACATTTGCAGAGCATTTCTTGAAGCAAAGTGTGGATTTCTGATAACTACAAGTGCAAAGGGCATCTTTTTGTGCTAGTTATGCTATCTGTAATCGATTTATATAATGTTCCATTTGCTTTTTGATATTGCAAGAAATTCTGGTTTTGTTCGTGGTTATCAACAAGGATACGGTTAGTTGGTTACCAGCAGTAGTTTAGTCTGGTGAACATAAAGTTGAAATGGGTGAAAGATAGGACATTGGATGTTGTTGTTCCTGGTCAGAGGGATCTTAAGGCAGCTAGGATCCTTGTCTCCGTCATTTATTCTTCTTCTGAATGCTGCCTTCCAATATACTATCTTTCTCACCACTGTGGACACTTTGTCTTCCGAGTGACCTCAAACTCTCCACCTTTATCAGAAGATATCCCAATATATTTATTGAGTCCTCTTTTCTTGATAGTGGAGGCTCTCCTGTTCTGTGTTTCAGTTTGGCTCCAGAAGCCTTGGAGCTCCATCACGAGGAAATGAACATCCTTCAGCAAAATCAGTTGGAACTCCAGGTTATGCTGTGCAAATTGCTTATGCTCACTAGTGATAGGATCCTTCCACTACAAACCATTGACCAGTTAAAATGGGACTTGGGTTTACCATATGATTACCAGCTGTACAAATTGGAGAGGAATTCACAAGCCTGCTGAAGAAAGGGCTATTGGATAGGAGTAAGGGTGTATACAAAAAAAGCATAGACACTAATTTGGTGGAGGGTCTGAGAGAGGAGGTTTGCATTGCTAAAAAAACTAACCAGCTTAGTTCTGAGGATGAATCAGATTCCATGTTTTCTGAATATAATTCAAAACCCTTGCTGATATATGTGAATGTGATATTTCTCTTTAGCCATTATGTTAATGTGGTTTGGCTTAGTGACAATTTTGAAATCTGTCCTAGATGGGATGTTTGCATATTACTACTTTTCACCCGCTTTTGCCTCTTGTGAAGATCTGTCAATGACCAAATATATCAGCAATGCTATCTTAGCAAGGGAGAGCATTTTCTGATTAGATGTAATATTCTGGAATAAGGGTTACAGctcaatattattttaagattagATAGACATATAGCTACAATTCATTTTACTGAGAGAAATTTTGGGTATCTCAATCTTTATGGTAgttgaaaatgtaatttaaaaacaatgaCTAGATGCCTATAGTTCTAGAGCATCTTTTTTTAGGGGGTTATGGGAGGTGTTTGACAAAAATcacaatcttttttaaaaacaaattcgCATGAATTTGTTCATTATGCCCATGAGGAAGTTTTGCTGTTTTATTAATATACATACAACAGGGCTCTAAGTTTCAAAGCCCTCATCCATTAAGACTAAATACGAATAGAATGTTAACTAATTAAAGTATCTTTATCCTGTAATTAGAGAAGAGTTgcataattttttctcttcaaattcaCACACGATAAAAATAAGCTGATACATGTCTTTAAGCcctatttttgtaataataaaataaaagctagTTCTTGAAAGGTAGCCTGTTAATTAATACATAAAAGGGGAATTCAAACTCACGAACGACGGAACGAGTGGTATTCTTACTCTGGCATTTGTCCTCGCGTCCCAAAAGCTAAATTTTGTCGTGTAAGATATTATATACATGTCATTTATATTATTCTGAATATAAACTTGATGCCACTCGTGCTATTGAGACTTTCAACTTTTTTCTCCGTTTGAAAGTGACAAACCTGTACAGTTTAAGCCCTTCATGATCACAATTCACAACAGACTTGTCAGTTTTTCATATTCCAATTTTGTAGATGACCAGTCCAAAAGCAATTTTTTAcggacaaaatttaaataaagtcCCTTTTACCCTCTTAATTCTTCAATAAATCatgttcttttatattttgcaataatattcaaatgttaTTGATCGAtgtaataaaatacttaaatctaAATTTTGCCCTTTCAATTTGATCTACCATTTCAGCTTATTTTCATAACATTGCTCtgtttaaaataacttttattttggccatcaataaattttgaaaataattttttttcttaaaagattaTTACATAAACAGATCAACTCAACACTTACATgtgttgaaattaaaataaataaaagactaaTACCGCTTGGTGAAATCAAAGTGACAAAGTCCTTCAATGACTGAAAATCAACTTGATTTACCATTTTTTCAAGGACCAAATTTATGTCTCAAAAATCATTcgaattacctttttttttaatattcaactAAAACTTTTGaacattattaaaatacatCTTGATATTGGACGTCAAATCtcaccatatttttttatgcgTGATTCACTGGTTAACATGACACTTGACAGAACTGCAAGGTATAACTAACTTGAAAGCAAATATTAGGAAAATGATAGCGTGTCCAAAAGTGTCAAATAGAAAGCACTATCATGCCTTAGAACATGACATTCATATCATACACCATTTGTGATCCATGTATTGTGAAATGTAAACAGAAGGTAAAAGCGGGGGAAAAATACAaacatatgtttattttaaccCCCACCCAACCCCTCAAAAAGGAAGAACAAAgttaaatgagaaagaaaaaaaaacaacgaagctacaaaataatatataatcagTGCAACCTTGTCAACTCTTCTACTCTCTTGCATAACTCCTCTACTGAAACATCCAATGCCTTGGAAATTTCATCCATCTTACTTCGGTTAAGATCAAGAAATGATTCGATCAAATCTCCATCTAAAAAGTTTCTAGCTTCAACAGTTTTCTTCTCGTTGTTAAATGATCTCCATTGCTCATGGCTGAGCCCTCCAACGCCTTTAATTACCTTCCTCAAATTTGACTGAAGTTTCTCCAAGAAAACATATTGCTCATGTGGAAGAGAAGCAATTACTCCAATAACACCATTAATGGTGCCAAAGATAACAGTTGGAATCTGGCCCACATCAGAATCTGGCAAGCGCATAACAAGGGAGCCATGCCGGAACCGATTGACAAATTCTCCAAGGTGATACTCACCAACCACTTCAAGACGACCTCGCTCTTCATCAGTGGCACCTTCACTATTTTTCCGAACTGTGAACAGATTAAAACTGTTTTCTGCACCTAGATATATGTCATCATCAACAATTTCAACGGCTGACATCCAATTTGCATTGTAGTCACGAGCTCTTTCCTCAATAGCACCTTCTTCATGCTATCAATAAGGAACAACTTATCATTCCAAAAGAACATGGTGTACtcattatatatacaaaaaatcaGTTATTCATCCAAAACGATAAGCAGCACAACAGttgaaatttaacaaaaccagaCAGAAACTAGTGTCACAACAGTTTAAAATTTACCTTGTAGATTAACAAGGAAATCGACTTCATCAGATCACCAACTACAATAAAATCTCCTCTAGTTTGCACATAAAGTGCTAGGATGTGCCCATGATGTCCACATTCAGACTGCAATTCATGGGTACCATCATCCCGGAGCACCCACTTATACAGCTGAATTTTTTGATTAATAGCAGCAAGCAATTTACCATTAAATGCATTCAAGCAATAAACAGCTCCTTTTGTCTCTTTCTCGGCAATTAGCTGTAGTTTTCCATCTTCAACAGCAAAAACAAGAATTCTTCCCTACATGTTTTAAAATGGCCATAGGAAGCAGGATATCAGAAGCTTGACTAGAATAATgctgaaaaaacaaaatttctcaCTTACTTTGGTTGGTTCCATTTCCTCTGGCAGTACATATGCAGTTCCAACACAGTAATACACATTATTGTCATCTGAGAAGGAGCAGCTAATTATGAAGCAACCATACTCATAAGTGTCAAGAGAATAAGTTGATATGAACTCAAAAGTCTGGTCATCCAGCAAGCGGACAAAGTGCATTTCTGAGTCTTCACCACTAGCTGGGTTGTATTTCAAACTACAAATAGCAAAAGTCCTAGATTGCTCCTGGTGGCAGATACGTCGTGCGTGCTCCCCCAGCGGAATAGAGCGAATATGAAGTTTTTGTATATCATCAATAGTGCCAATAGTAAGCTCACCTTCTTTTGCAATTGCCAAACTGTTTAAGTTATTAAAAGTAGATGAGTACCATCACCAGTAAaggattttatattaaattgtacAAGATCCAAGAACAGCACAAGGGGATATGTAAACAACTCTAGTAAGTCAAACTAACAAAGACCAAGATACCTGTCTGGAAAAGCAGCAGAATTGAAAGGACACATGTGACTCACTTCCTTCAGATTCACATTactataaagtaattttttgttactACTATAAATTACAGTTGGCCGATCAGATGCAGCAAATACATGAGTAGTATTTTTGGAGGAGAAAGTCCGTAGTGTTATAGGTTGTGTCCCTAGAGATACCTTTTTCCTATCTGTTAATTCACCGGTACTAGTATTCAACATAAAGTTTAAGAGATGGCCATCACCGAGGGCACATAGCAAGTACGATATCTggagaataaaatgaaaaaagcaACACACTTTAATAAGATGTTTTTAAGAAGGAAACTACCATTAAACTTGTGACATTGAAAGTTAAGCAATGCCTCAATTTAACATGAGCATAAGAGTAAAAAGATATTAATGTTGCTGGGTAGTATATTCCTCACAACTGTCGCACATGTAAAAATCCAAAATCTCTACTTCAAAAATAGAACTTACAAGAAATAAAGTAAGAAAGCAGAATGCcagaatcaaaaaaataaaagcaagtaCAAAAATGACTCAAGGAAAACCTACCCCTTCAAAGGCACAAGAAGACAGAATGATCTCCCTCCTATTGTTCCTTATTGTTCCTTTGTGATGAGACTCAGATCCAGGAAGAGAAAAAATTCTAACACTTATGGTCTGTCCCCATTCCAACTGCTGCTAGATTACTGTGAATGGGGTTTTCCCCAATGGGATTTATGTCCAGGGATGAAAACTCAAACTCTAGCNNNNNNNNNNNNNNNNNNNNNNNNNNNNNNNNNNNNNNNNNNNNNNNNNNNNNNNNNNNNNNNNNNNNNNNNNNNNNNNNNNNNNNNNNNNNNNNNNNNNAGTGTAAcaataattatcaatttaattgCAAACTCAATATGTATTGTCATAATAAAATCCAACAATATGTGCATAGTGTAAAAGTAATGCAATAGATTGAAGCAAATTCTCTTAAATGGTAACTTTAGTAGAGCTTGATTGGATACCATACCAAAACTACTCTGATGGAGATCCAGAAATAAATATCAAAGGCCAAGTTTTGAAGTTGCAGCCAAGCACAACATTTATTTGGCCAGCATAAAAAATACTGATACTTCTGGTCAAAATTGATTCTAGTATTTCTATAcgaattaaacaaaattatgtttGGCTGAACAGTCTTATATTACTTTGTAGACTGTAGTCTGTAGCTTTAAGATATCAGAATCTGGAGTTCTCCACCCTTTGGAGGAGTCTTTCAGTGAT
This window contains:
- the LOC100777459 gene encoding DNA damage-binding protein 1, producing the protein MTIWNYVVTAHKPTNVTHSCVGNFTSPQDLNLIIAKCTRIEIHLLSPQGLQPMLDVPIYGRIATLELFRPHGEAQDYLFIATERYKFCVLQWDSETGELVTRAMGDVSDRIGRPTDNGQIGIIDPDCRLIGLHLYDGLFKVIPFDNKGQLKEAFNIRLEELQVLDIKFLYGCSKPTIVVLYQDNKDARHVKTYEVALKDKDFVEGPWSQNNLDNGADLLIPVPPPLCGVLIIGEETIVYCSANAFKAIPIRPSITKAYGRVDPDGSRYLLGDHTGLVSLLVIIHEKEKVTGLKIEPLGETSIASTISYLDNAFVYVGSSYGDSQLIKLNLQPDAKGSYVEVLERYVNLGPIVDFCVVDLERQGQGQVVTCSGAYKDGSLRVVRNGIGINEQASVELQGIKGMWSLRSSTDDPFDTFLVVSFISETRILAMNLEDELEETEIEGFCSQVQTLFCHDAVHNQLVQVTSSSVRLVSSTTRDLRNEWHAPSGYSVNVATANATQVQQLEWGQTISVRIFSLPGSESHHKGTIRNNRREIILSSCAFEGISYLLCALGDGHLLNFMLNTSTGELTDRKKVSLGTQPITLRTFSSKNTTHVFAASDRPTVIYSSNKKLLYSNVNLKEVSHMCPFNSAAFPDSLAIAKEGELTIGTIDDIQKLHIRSIPLGEHARRICHQEQSRTFAICSLKYNPASGEDSEMHFVRLLDDQTFEFISTYSLDTYEYGCFIISCSFSDDNNVYYCVGTAYVLPEEMEPTKGRILVFAVEDGKLQLIAEKETKGAVYCLNAFNGKLLAAINQKIQLYKWVLRDDGTHELQSECGHHGHILALYVQTRGDFIVVGDLMKSISLLIYKHEEGAIEERARDYNANWMSAVEIVDDDIYLGAENSFNLFTVRKNSEGATDEERGRLEVVGEYHLGEFVNRFRHGSLVMRLPDSDVGQIPTVIFGTINGVIGVIASLPHEQYVFLEKLQSNLRKVIKGVGGLSHEQWRSFNNEKKTVEARNFLDGDLIESFLDLNRSKMDEISKALDVSVEELCKRVEELTRLH